A genomic window from Blastococcus saxobsidens DD2 includes:
- a CDS encoding protein-glutamate methylesterase/protein-glutamine glutaminase codes for MNPIRVMVVDDSVVVRKIVTDVLSADPGIEVVGTAVNGKVALAKLEQLKPDLVTMDIEMPEMNGIEAVRAIRGGGAGRGHSRLPIIMFSTLTERGATATLDALSAGANDYVTKPANVGSVAQSMESVREQLIPRIKALTGRPVTTVARAAAPVAPPRPAAPRTAPGKKPAVLVIGSSTGGPEALARVLPALPANLPVPVLLAQHMPPVFTRQFAQRLDRLCALRVVEAVDGTPLVPGTVHLAPGDHHLVVRANGRASYATSLNQSPPVNFCRPAVDPLFRSAVAAYDGAVLGVVLTGMGADGRNGCGEVRDAGGTVVVQDQTTSVVWGMPGAVAQAGYADEVLPLDRVAEAIQRHLAGAAPLNATTAMAVGGRR; via the coding sequence GTGAACCCGATCAGGGTGATGGTGGTCGACGACTCGGTCGTCGTCCGCAAGATCGTCACCGATGTGCTCTCCGCGGACCCGGGGATCGAGGTCGTGGGCACCGCCGTCAACGGCAAGGTCGCCCTGGCCAAGCTCGAGCAGCTCAAGCCCGACCTGGTGACCATGGACATCGAGATGCCGGAGATGAACGGCATCGAGGCGGTGCGGGCCATCCGCGGCGGCGGCGCGGGACGAGGGCACAGCCGCCTGCCGATCATCATGTTCAGCACGCTCACCGAGCGCGGCGCCACCGCGACCCTCGACGCCCTGTCGGCAGGGGCCAACGACTACGTCACCAAGCCGGCCAACGTCGGCAGCGTGGCCCAGTCGATGGAGAGCGTCCGCGAGCAGCTGATCCCCAGGATCAAGGCGCTCACCGGCCGCCCGGTGACGACGGTGGCACGCGCGGCCGCACCCGTGGCACCGCCGCGCCCGGCCGCCCCGCGCACCGCCCCCGGCAAGAAGCCGGCCGTGCTGGTCATCGGTTCCTCCACCGGCGGCCCCGAGGCGCTGGCCCGCGTGCTGCCGGCCCTGCCGGCCAACCTGCCGGTGCCGGTCCTGCTGGCCCAGCACATGCCGCCGGTGTTCACCCGTCAGTTCGCCCAGCGCCTGGACCGGCTCTGCGCGCTGCGCGTGGTGGAGGCCGTCGACGGGACGCCGCTGGTGCCCGGCACCGTGCACCTGGCGCCCGGCGACCACCACCTGGTCGTGCGCGCCAACGGCCGGGCGTCCTACGCCACGTCGCTGAACCAGAGCCCGCCGGTGAACTTCTGCCGGCCCGCGGTCGACCCGCTCTTCCGCTCGGCCGTCGCGGCCTACGACGGTGCGGTGCTCGGTGTGGTCCTCACCGGCATGGGCGCCGACGGCCGCAACGGCTGCGGGGAGGTCCGCGACGCCGGCGGCACCGTCGTCGTGCAGGACCAGACGACCTCGGTCGTGTGGGGCATGCCGGGCGCCGTCGCCCAGGCCGGCTACGCCGACGAGGTCCTGCCGCTCGACCGGGTCGCCGAGGCCATCCAGCGGCACCTCGCCGGTGCCGCGCCGCTGAACGCAACAACCGCTATGGCCGTGGGAGGTCGTCGATGA
- a CDS encoding CheR family methyltransferase yields the protein MSLTATSFDWVRELVRKESAIVLQPGKEYLVEARLLPLARQMGLTDVSKLVETVRIRPDADNNRRIVEALTTNETSWFRDGDPFTALTSTVLPSLLSARGANERLQIWSAASSSGQEPYTIAMLLDDALPNATSRVSITATDLSREMVQRTRAGRFSQLEVNRGLPAPMLVRHFSRVGNEWEVSANLRRMVNAGECNLAAPLPRMGPFDVVYLRNVLIYFDLPTKQTILRRVRDLMRPDGWLFLGAAETTLGVDDSWERVVIGRSSAYRPLKGA from the coding sequence ATGAGCCTGACCGCGACCAGTTTCGACTGGGTCCGTGAACTCGTCCGCAAGGAGAGCGCGATCGTGCTCCAGCCGGGCAAGGAGTACCTGGTGGAGGCCCGTCTCCTGCCGCTCGCCCGGCAGATGGGCCTGACCGACGTGTCGAAGCTGGTCGAGACGGTGCGGATCCGCCCCGATGCCGACAACAACCGCAGGATCGTCGAGGCGCTCACCACGAACGAGACGTCCTGGTTCCGTGACGGCGACCCGTTCACCGCGCTGACCTCCACGGTCCTGCCGTCGCTGCTGTCGGCCCGCGGGGCGAACGAGCGGCTGCAGATCTGGTCGGCGGCCAGCTCCAGCGGCCAGGAGCCGTACACGATCGCGATGCTGCTGGACGACGCCCTGCCCAACGCGACCTCCCGGGTGTCGATCACCGCGACCGACCTCTCCCGCGAGATGGTGCAGCGCACCCGTGCCGGCCGGTTCAGCCAGCTCGAGGTCAACCGTGGCCTGCCGGCGCCCATGCTCGTCCGGCACTTCAGCCGGGTCGGCAACGAGTGGGAGGTATCGGCCAACCTCCGCCGGATGGTCAACGCCGGCGAGTGCAACCTCGCCGCTCCGCTGCCGCGGATGGGCCCGTTCGACGTGGTCTACCTGCGCAACGTGCTCATCTACTTCGACCTGCCGACCAAGCAGACGATCCTCCGCCGCGTGCGGGACCTCATGCGCCCCGACGGGTGGCTCTTCCTCGGCGCCGCCGAGACCACCCTCGGCGTCGACGACTCCTGGGAGCGGGTCGTGATCGGCCGCAGCTCCGCCTACCGCCCACTGAAGGGGGCCTGA